The Acanthochromis polyacanthus isolate Apoly-LR-REF ecotype Palm Island chromosome 2, KAUST_Apoly_ChrSc, whole genome shotgun sequence genome contains a region encoding:
- the LOC110965259 gene encoding proteasome subunit alpha type-4-like, whose translation MSRRYDSRTTIFSPEGRLYQVEYAMEAIGHAGTCLGILANDGVLLAAERRNIHKLLDEVFFSEKIYKLNEDMACSVAGITSDANVLTNELRLIAQRFLLQYQEPIPCEQLVTALCDIKQAYTQFGGKRPFGVSLLYMGWDKHYGFQLYQSDPSGNYGGWKATCIGNNSAAAVSMLKQDYKEGEMTLSSALALAVKVLNKTMDVSKLSAEKVEIATLTREDGKTKIKVLKQKEVEELIKRHEAEEAKAEKDKKEKEQKEKDK comes from the exons ATG tCTCGCAGATATGACTCCCGGACGACCATATTTTCTCCTGAAG GCCGCCTGTATCAGGTGGAGTATGCGATGGAAGCCATCGGCCATGCTGGAACATGTCTGGGGATCTTGGCCAACGATGGAGTTCTGTTAGCAGCAGAGAGACGCAACATCCACAAACTGCTGGACGAGGTTTTCTTCTCTGAGAAGATCTACAAGCTGAATGA AGACATGGCCTGCAGTGTTGCTGGGATCACATCAGATGCTAACGTTCTGACAAACGAGCTTCGGCTGATTGCTCAGAG GTTTCTGTTGCAGTACCAGGAGCCGATTCCCTGTGAGCAGCTGGTCACAGCTCTCTGTGACATTAAGCAGGCCTACACTCAGTTTGGAG GAAAGAGGCCGTTTGGTGTTTCTCTGCTGTACATGGGCTGGGACAAACACTACGGCTTCCAGCTGTACCAGAGCGACCCCAGCGGCAACTATGGAGGCTGGAAGGCAACCTGCATCGGAAACAACAGCGCT GCTGCTGTCTCCATGCTGAAGCAGGACTacaaagagggagagatgacGCTGTCTTCTGCTCTGGCTTTAGCCGTCAAAGTCCTCAACAAAACGATGGATGTCAGTAAGCTGTCAGCAGAGAAAG TTGAGATTGCCACCCTGACACGGGAAGACGGGAAAACAAAGATCAAGGTTCTGAAACAGAAAGAAGTGGAGGAGCTCATCAAACGTCATGAAGCCGAAGAGGCCAAGGCTGAGAAGgacaagaaggagaaggagcagaaggagaaagacaaataa